In Aedes albopictus strain Foshan chromosome 3, AalbF5, whole genome shotgun sequence, the following are encoded in one genomic region:
- the LOC134290593 gene encoding uncharacterized protein LOC134290593, whose product MRSPQQREEAEQQQEAFLQRSAQQLPTNSGWGVPQQHPKVLVAKNWVEELHEFVDEKHNVHKDIKELVLKIRRALGSAVKEWTNVLQRAEIAESELASTKNALADKTLPQQTPRTVPGNLGKKEKLARTENTPMSATKRHRSSPGDERPGGSKRQRDNLRKRLAAAEAEQVGVGNRETQWQTVQRKGKAKQTNAGARPKAIRRSVKKKGEAIVLKTREESYLEVLRTIRTAPELKDFGADQLLCQSTKEAKCDVAIISDPYRIPSGNGNWVADEAGTAAIWTVGRSPLQEVVYRAIEGFVIAKVNGVYICSCYSPPRWTIERFNQVLDRILEKLGDRRPVIIAGDFNAWAVEWGSRLTNPRGWSLLETVSRLNLVLANEGSTSTYRREGRESIIDVTFCSPTVVRSMNWRVCEDYTHSDHQAFRYRLGERVQTAARGDDSKGRKWRTEAFDEDVFAEVLRLRYNYAEEDTAAGRPPTSLLVEWEDRRTPSELSSS is encoded by the exons aTGAGGTCTCCTCAGCAAAGAGAAGAAGCGGAACAGCAACAAGAAGCGTTCTTGCAGCGAAGCGCG cagcagctgccgacgaatagcGGATGGGGCGTGCCCCAGCAACATCCGAAGGTTCTAGTGGCGAAGAACTGGGTGGAAGAGCTCCACGAATTCGTCGACGAGAAACACaatgtgcacaaggacatcaaggagCTGGTGTTAAAGATCCGGAGAGCTCTCGGATCAGCCGTCAAGGAGTGGACCAACGTGTTGCAGAGAGCGGAAATAGCCGAAAGCGAATTGGCATCGACGAAAAACGCTCTCGCTGATAAAACGCTGCCACAGCAAACACCGAGAACAGTCCCGGGAAACCTCGGCAAAAAGGAGAAACTAGCGCGAACGGAAAACACACCGATGTCTGCGACAAAGAGACACCGATCCTCGCCAGGAGATGAAAGGCCAGGAGGCTCTAAAAGGCAGAGAGACAATCTGCGCAAGCGATTGGCCGCCGCAGAGGCAGAACAGGTCGGTGTCGGCAACAGAGAGACCCAGTGGCAGACTGTGCAAAGAAAGGGCAAGGCAAAGCAGACGAACGCAGGTGCAAGACCAAAAGCAATTAGGAGAAGCGTTAAAAAGAAAGGCGAAGCGATTGTGTTGAAGACCCGTGAGGAAAGTTACCTTGAGGTTCTACGTACCATAAGAACGGCTCCGGAGCTTAAGGACTTCGGCGCGGAC CAATTGCTGTGCCAATCCACGAAGGAAGCGAAGTGCGACGTAGCAATCATCTCGGATCCGTACCGTATCCCATCCGGAAATGGTAACTGGGTAGCAGATGAAGCTGGAACCGCTGCGATTTGGACGGTTGGAAGATCTCCCCTGCAGGAAGTGGTGTATCGCGCGATAGAGGGTTTCGTTATAGCCAAGGTTAACGGCGTCTACATATGTAGCTGCTATTCACCTCCACGCTGGACGATAGAGCGGTTCAATCAGGTGCTGGACCGAATATTGGAGAAACTTGGCGACAGGAGGCCAGTCATCATTGCCGGCGATTTTAATGCCTGGGcagttgagtggggtagccgcctcACAAACCCCAGAGGATGGAGCCTGCTGGAAACAGTATCCAGACTGAACTTAGTTCTAGCCAACGAAGGATCCACAAGCACCTATCGAAGAGAAGGCAGAGAGTCTATCATCGACGTAACGTTCTGTAGTCCGACTGTAGTGAGAAGCATGAATTGGAGAGTCTGCGAAGATtatacgcatagtgatcaccaagCGTTCCGATACCGTCTTGGAGAACGGGTACAGACGGCGGCACGTGGGGATGATTCCAAAGGGCGGAAGTGGAGAACAGAAGCATTCGATGAAGACGTGTTCGCAGAAGTGCTTCG CTTGCGATACAACTATGCCGAGGAAGATACAGCCGCGGGACGTCCGCCGACCAGTCTACTGGTGGAATGGGAGGATCGCCGAACTCCGTCGGAACTGTCTTCGAGCTAG